A window of Conger conger chromosome 13, fConCon1.1, whole genome shotgun sequence contains these coding sequences:
- the LOC133108163 gene encoding extracellular calcium-sensing receptor-like, translated as MALQTILLTLTVVWAAAQTPPCRRLGRAAKPSFYQHGNINIGGVFDLHSETRKMSMQFTRTPEPMKCVRVNFREFRVAQTMIFAIEEINNRTDLLPGVSLGYKIYDTCLSPMFSIRSAMALMNGYEETLTDTSCSTPAVVQAIVGASMSTNSIAIAANVGLFKIPVISHFSTCACLSNRRAFPSFFRTIPSDYYQSRALAQLVKHFGWTWIGTVRGDTDYGNNGMATFIEAAQQEGICIEYSEKFHVTEPEKLLKVVDVIKRSTAKAILAFLGPVEMSKLLEQLTLQNITGLQMVGSEGWITASNLVTRTSFRVLGGSIGFAVNKGDINGFKEFLLKLHPSQKPGNLAVIDFWEDMFQCSLINENSLPSIIPCTGSESLSELENQYTDVSELRIPYNVYKAVYAVAHSLDDLLACTAHRGCTNSVKTEPWQVLRALKKVNFTLGTGENISFDSNGDPIARYEVVNWQLGPDGAVEFRVVGYYDASSPSGQQFVMRPVSVVWAGGQTQKPRSVCSESCPPGTRKAVQRGRPVCCYDCVPCAEGEISNATDSTDCIQCLEEQWSNVKRDHCVLKTVEFLSFQEIMGIVLVMFSISGACVTVFVAVLFFLNKDTPIVKANNSELSFLLLLSLKLCFLCSLTFIGQPSKWSCMLRHTAFGITFVLCISCVLGKTLVVLMAFRATLPGSNVMKWFGPPQQRLSVFAFTLIQVLICVLWLTISPPFPKKNVEHYKEKIILECDVGSAVGFWAVLGYIGLLSILCFVLAFLARKLPDNFNEAKFITFSMLIFCAVWITFIPAYVSSPGKFTVAVEIFAILASSFGLLFCIFIPKCYVILFKPEQNTRKHIMGKTDVKSQ; from the exons ATGGCGCTGCAGACCATtcttctcacactcacagtcgTCTGGGCTGCAGCACAGACCCCACCATGCAGAAGACTGGGGAGGGCAGCCAAGCCCAGCTTCTATCAACATGGAAACATCAACATCGGTGGGGTCTTTGACCTTCACAGTGAAACCAGGAAAATGAGTATGCAATTCACAAGGACACCAGAGCCAATGAAATGTGTAAG AGTTAATTTCAGAGAATTCCGGGTAGCCCAGACCATGATCTTCGCCATTGAAGAAATTAACAACAGAACAGACCTCCTCCCAGGTGTATCTCTTGGATATAAGATATACgacacctgtctctctccaatGTTCTCAATAAGATCAGCCATGGCTCTGATGAACGGTTATGAGGAAACACTGACCGACACATCATGTTCCACACCAGCAGTTGTGCAGGCCATTGTTGGGGCATCCATGTCGACTAACTCCATTGCAATTGCAGCAAATGTTGGATTATTTAAGATTCCAGTG ATCAGTCACTTTTCAacatgtgcatgtctgagcaacagaagAGCGTTTCCCTCATTCTTTAGAACCATTCCCAGTGACTattaccagagcagagcactggCTCAGCTGGTGAAGCACTTTGGCTGGACCTGGATAGGAACAGTGAGGGGGGACACTGACTATGGCAACAATGGAATGGCCACATTTATAGAAGCTGCTCAACAAGAAGGGATCTGCATTGAGTATTCTGAGAAATTTCACGTAACAGAACCAGAGAAATTACTGAAGGTTGTAGATGTTATCAAGAGAAGTACTGCAAAGGCAATTCTAGCATTTCTTGGTCCAGTTGAAATGAGCAAGTTATTGGAACAACTGACCCTTCAGAATATTACTGGTCTCCAAATGGTTGGCAGCGAAGGCTGGATAACAGCAAGTAATCTAGTGACACGAACAAGTTTCAGAGTACTGGGAGGATCTATTGGCTTTGCTGTCAACAAAGGCGACATAAATGGCTTCAAAGAATTTCTATTAAAACTACACCCCTCCCAAAAGCCAGGAAACCTTGCTGTCATAGACTTTTGGGAAGATATGTTTCAGTGTTCCCTAATAAATGAGAACAGTCTACCTTCCATAATCCCCTGCACTGGATCTGAGAGCTTGAGTGAATTGGAAAACCAATACACTGATGTATCAGAGCTGAGAATTCCCTACAATGTTTACAAAGCAGTGTATGCTGTTGCTCATTCTCTCGATGACCTGCTGGCATGTACAGCCCATCGAGGATGCACAAACAGTGTGAAAACAGAACCCTGGCAG gtACTTAGGGCACTGAAAAAAGTCAATTTCACTTTGGGAACTGGAGAGAACATCTCCTTTGACAGTAATGGAGATCCAATAGCCAGATACGAGGTGGTGAACTGGCAGCTTGGTCCTGATGGTGCAGTAGAGTTCAGAGTGGTTGGCTACTATGATGCCTCTTCACCATCTGGTCAGCAGTTTGTGATGAGACCTGTTAGTGTGGTTTGGGCAGGTGGGCAAACACAG AAAcccaggtcagtgtgcagtgagagctgtCCCCCAGGCACCCGGAAGGCTGTGCAGAGAGGAAGGCCAGTCTGCTGCTAtgactgtgtgccctgtgctgaGGGAGAAATCAGCAATGCTACAG aTTCTACTGACTGTATTCAGTGCCTGGAAGAACAGTGGTCAAATGTTAAAAGAGATCATTGTGTTTTAAAGACTGTTGAGTTTCTGTCCTTTCAAGAAATTATGGGAATAGTGCTTGTAATGTTTTCTATATCTGGAGCATGTGTAACTGTATTTGTAGCAGTgctgttctttttaaataaGGATACACCAATTGTGAAAGCCAACaactcagagctgagcttcctgctgctcCTTTCATTGAAACTGTGTTTCCTTTGCTCTCTTACCTTCATTGGCCAGCCCTCTAAGTGGTCCTGTATGCTGCGCCACACTGCGTTTGGGATcacctttgtcctctgcatctctTGTGTTCTAGGGAAAACATTAGTGGTATTAATGGCCTTCAGGGCTACACTTCCAGGCAGTAATGTCATGAAGTGGTTTGGGCCTCCCCAGCAGAGACTGAGTGTTTTTGCTTTCACTCTCATACAGGTccttatttgtgtgctttggttAACAATATCCCCTCCTTTCCCCAAAAAGAACGTGGAGCACTACAAAGAAAAGATCATTCTAGAATGTGATGTCGGATCAGCAGTTGGGTTCTGGGCTGTACTTGGCTATATTGGGCTCCTCTCTATATTGTGCtttgttttagcttttctgGCACGTAAGCTACCTGACAACTTCAATGAAGCTAAATTCATCACTTTCAGCATGCTCATATTCTGTGCAGTCTGGATCACCTTCATACCAGCTTATGTCAGCTCTCCGGGAAAGTTTACTGTAGCTGTGGAGATCTTTGCAATTTTAGCATCTAGCTTTGGCTTGCTGTTCTGTATTTTTATTCcaaaatgttatgtaatattATTCAAACCTGAgcaaaatacaagaaaacatATCATGGGTAAAACAGATGTGAAATCTCAGTGA
- the LOC133108164 gene encoding extracellular calcium-sensing receptor-like, with amino-acid sequence MCSGMALQTILLALTVLWAAAQTPPCRILGRAVNTSFYEHGDINIGGVFSLHSETMQMSIQYTTKPEPMKCVRVNSRGFRVAQTMIFAIEEINNRTDLLPGVSLGYKIYDSCISTIFSLRSAMALMNGYEETLSDTSCSTPAAVQAIIGATTSTNSIAIAAAVGLFQIPVISHFATCACLSNRKEFPTFFRTIPSDYYQSRALAQMVKHFGWTWIGAVRSDDDYGNNGMATFIEAAQQERICLEYSEKFHITEIEKLLKVVDVIKRGTAKVIVAFLSQVEMKHLLEQLTLQNITGLQMVGSEGWITASNLVTPTSFRILGGSIGFAVTKGKINGLKEFLLKLHPSQQPGNLAVIDFWENMFQCSLKNESSLSHIAPCTGSESLSELENQYTDVSELRIPNNVYKAVYAVAHSLHDLLACTPHQGCTNSVKTEPWQVLRTLKKVNFTLGTGEKVSFDSNGDPTARYEVVNWQLAPDGAVEFRVVGYYDASFPTGQQFVMSPVSMVWAGGQTQKPRSVCSESCPPGTRKAVQRGRPVCCYDCAPCADGEISNATDSNDCIQCPEEYWSNSKRDQCVLKTVEFLSFQEIMGIMFVIISIFGACFTAVVALLFFIKKDTPIVKANNSELSFLLLFSLKLCFLCSLTFIGRPSEWSCMLRHTAFGITFVLCISCVLGKTVVVLMAFRATIPGSNAMKWFGPPQQRLSVLALTFIQVLICVLWLTISPPLPNKNMKHYKEKIILECDVGSAVGFWAVLGYIGLLSILCFVLAFLARKLPDKFNEAKFITFSMLIFCAVWITFIPAYVSSPGKFTVAVEIFAILASSFGLLFCIFLPKCYIMLFRPEQNTRKNIMGKTDVKSQ; translated from the exons ATGTGCAGTGGGATGGCACTGCAGACCATTCTGCTGGCACTGACAGTCCTCTgggctgcagcacagacaccaccATGCAGAATACTGGGGAGGGCAGTCAATACCAGCTTCTATGAACACGGAGACATCAACATCGGTGGGGTCTTTTCCCTGCACAGTGAAACCATGCAAATGAGCATTCAATACACAACAAAACCAGAGCCAATGAAATGTGTACG AGTTAATTCCAGAGGATTCCGAGTGGCCCAAACCATGATCTTCGCCATTGAAGAAATAAACAACAGAACTGACCTCCTCCCAGGTGTATCTCTTGGATATAAGATTTATGATTCCTGTATCTCTACAATATTCTCTTTACGATCAGCCATGGCTCTGATGAATGGTTATGAGGAAACACTGTCTGACACATCATGCTCCACTCCAGCAGCCGTGCAGGCCATTATCGGGGCAACCACTTCAACTAACTCCATTGCAATTGCAGCAGCTGTTGGACTATTTCAAATTCCAGTG ATCAGTCACTTTGCAACATGTGCATGCCTGAGCAACAGAAAAGAATTCCCCACATTCTTCAGAACCATTCCCAGTGATTattaccagagcagagcactggCTCAGATGGTGAAGCACTTTGGCTGGACCTGGATAGGAGCAGTGAGGAGCGATGATGACTATGGCAACAATGGGATGGCCACATTTATAGAAGCTGCTCAACAAGAACGGATCTGCCTTGAGTATTCTGAGAAATTTCACATAACAGAAATAGAGAAACTACTGAAGGTTGTAGATGTTATCAAAAGAGGTACTGCAAAGGTAATTGTAGCATTTCTTTCTCAGGTAGAGATGAAGCATTTACTAGAGCAGTTGACCCTTCAGAATATTACTGGCCTCCAAATGGTTGGCAGTGAAGGCTGGATAACAGCAAGCAATCTAGTGACACCTACCAGTTTCAGAATACTGGGAGGATCGATTGGCTTTGCGGTCaccaaaggcaaaataaatggtCTAAAAGAATTTCTATTAAAACTTCACCCCTCACAACAGCCAGGAAACCTTGCTGTTatagacttttgggaaaatatgttTCAGTGTTCCCTTAAAAATGAAAGCAGTCTTTCTCATATTGCCCCCTGCACTGGATCAGAGAGCTTGAGTGAACTGGAAAACCAATACACTGATGTATCAGAACTGAGAATCCCCAACAATGTTTACAAAGCAGTGTACGCTGTTGCTCATTCTCTGCATGACCTGCTGGCATGTACACCTCATCAAGGCTGCACGAACAGTGTGAAAACCGAGCCCTGGCAG GTACTTAGGACTCtgaaaaaagttaatttcactTTGGGAACCGGTGAGAAAGTCTCTTTTGACAGTAATGGTGACCCAACAGCCAGATATGAGGTGGTGAACTGGCAGCTTGCTCCTGATGGTGCAGTAGAGTTCAGAGTGGTTGGCTACTATGATGCCTCTTTTCCAACTGGCCAGCAGTTTGTGATGAGTCCTGTTAGTATGGTTTGGGCAGGAGGGCAAACACAG AAACCCAgatcagtgtgcagtgagagctgtCCCCCAGGCACCCGGAAGGCTGTGCAGAGAGGAAGGCCTGTCTGTTGCTATGACTGTGCGCCCTGTGCTGACGGTGAAATCAGCAATGCTACAG ATTCTAATGACTGTATTCAGTGCCCAGAAGAATACTGGTCTAATAGTAAAAGAGATCAATGTGTTTTAAAGACTGTTGAATTTCTGTCCTTTCAAGAAATTATGGGAATAATGTTTGTTATTATTTCCATATTTGGCGCATGTTTTACTGCTGTTGTGGCTCTGCTGTTCTTCATAAAGAAGGACACACCCATTGTAAAAGCCAACAATtcagagctgagcttcctgctgctctttTCATTGAAACTGTGTTTCCTTTGCTCTCTTACCTTCATCGGCCGGCCCTCTGAGTGGTCCTGTATGCTGCGCCACACTGCGTTTGGGATcacctttgtcctctgcatctctTGTGTTCTGGGGAAAACAGTAGTGGTGCTAATGGCCTTTCGGGCTACAATTCCAGGCAGTAATGCCATGAAGTGGTTTGGGCCTCCCCAGCAGAGACTGAGTGTACTTGCTTTAACTTTCATACAGGTccttatttgtgtgctttggttaacaatatcccctcctctccccaacAAAAACATGAAGCACTACAAAGAAAAGATAATTCTCGAATGTGACGTAGGATCAGCAGTGGGGTTCTGGGCTGTACTGGGCTATATTGGACTCCTCTCTATATTATGCTTTGTTTTGGCTTTTCTTGCCCGTAAGCTGCCTGACAAGTTCAATGAAGCcaaattcatcacattcagcatGCTCATATTCTGTGCAGTCTGGATCACCTTTATACCAGCTTATGTGAGCTCACCTGGAAagttcactgtagctgtggagaTATTTGCAATATTGGCATCTAGTTTTGGCTTGCTGTTCTGTATCTTTCTTCCAAAATGCTATATAATGCTATTCAGACCTGAACAAAATACGAGAAAAAATATAATGGGTAAAACAGACGTGAAATCTCAATGA
- the LOC133108166 gene encoding extracellular calcium-sensing receptor-like codes for MCSGMALQTVLLALTVLWAAAKTPPCRRLGRAVKPSFYQHGDINLGGVFSLHKVPREITIKFDTKPEHPNCSRVHFREFRLAQTMIFATEEINNRTDLLPGVSLGYKIYDSCVSPIYSLRAAMALMNGYEETLSDTSCSTPAVVQAIVGASISTNAIAIAATIGLFQIPLISHFATCACLSNRKRFPSFFRTIPSDYYQSRALAQMVKHFGWTWIGAVRTDNDYGNNGMARFIKAAQQEGICIEYSEKFHLTEPDKLLSVVDVIKRGTTKVIVAFLGQGEMRKLLEQLTIQNITGYQMVGSEGWITANNLATRMSFRILGGSLGFAVTKGKINGFKEFILKLHPSQYPNNTVVTDFWEAAFQCYLRNRDNKPHLAPCTGSESLSELENQYTDVAELRISNNVYKAVYAVAHSLHDLLACTPHQSCTNSVKTQPWQVLRALKKVNFTSGTGEKVSFDSNGDPIARYEVVNWQLAPDGAVEFREVGYYDASLPSGQQFVMSPVSMVWAGGQKEKPRSVCSESCPPGTRKAVQRGRPVCCYDCVPCAEGEISNATDSNDCIQCLEEYWSNAKRDQCVLKIVEFLSFQEIMGIVLVIFSIFGACVTAFVALLFFTKKDTPIVKANNSELSFLLLVSLKLCFLCSLTFIGRPSEWSCMLRHTAFGITFVLCISCVLGKTVVVLMAFRATLPGSNAMKWFGPPQQRLSVFAFTLIQVLICVLWLTISPPFPNKNMEHYKEKIILECDVGSAVGFWAVLGYIGLLSILCFVLAFLARKLPDNFNEAKFITFSMLIFCAVWITFIPAYVSSPGKFTVAVEIFAILASSFGLLFCIFLPKCYIILFRPDQNTRKHIMGKTDVKSQ; via the exons ATGTGCAGTGGGATGGCACTGCAGACCGTTCTGCTGGCACTGACAGTCCTCTGGGCTGCAGCAAAGACCCCACCATGCAGAAGACTGGGGAGGGCAGTCAAGCCCAGCTTCTATCAACATGGAGACATCAACCTTGGTGGGGTCTTCTCACTGCACAAAGTTCCCAGGGAAATAACCATCAAATTTGACACCAAACCTGAGCACCCGAATTGTTCACG GGTTCATTTCAGAGAATTCCGGTTGGCCCAGACTATGATCTTTGCCACTGAAGAAATAAACAACAGAACTGACCTCCTCCCAGGTGTCTCTCTTGGATATAAGATTTATGATTCCTGTGTCTCTCCAATATACTCTCTAAGAGCGGCCATGGCCTTGATGAATGGTTATGAGGAAACACTGTCCGACACATCATGCTCCACACCTGCAGTAGTGCAGGCCATTGTTGGGGCGTCAATTTCAACTAATGCCATTGCAATTGCAGCAACTATTGGATTATTTCAGATTCCACTG aTCAGTCACTTTGCAacatgtgcatgtctgagcaacagaaaAAGGTTTCCCTCGTTCTTCAGAACAATTCCCAGTGACTATTACCAGAGCAGAGCCCTGGCTCAGATGGTGAAGCACTTTGGCTGGACCTGGATAGGAGCAGTGAGAACTGATAATGACTATGGCAACAACGGGATGGCCAGATTTATAAAAGCTGCTCAACAAGAAGGGATCTGCATTGAGTATTCTGAAAAATTTCACTTAACAGAACCAGATAAATTACTGTCGGTTGTAGATGTTATCAAAAGAGGGACTACAAAGGTAATTGTAGCATTCCTTGGTCAAGGTGAAATGAGAAAGTTATTGGAGCAGCTGACCATTCAGAATATAACGGGTTACCAAATGGTTGGCAGTGAAGGCTGGATAACAGCAAACAATCTCGCCACACGTATGAGTTTCAGAATACTGGgaggatctcttggctttgctGTCaccaaaggcaaaataaatggcTTCAAAGAATTTATATTAAAACTTCACCCATCCCAGTACCCAAATAATACTGTTGTTACAGACTTTTGGGAAGCTGCTTTTCAGTGCTATTTAAGAAATAGAGACAACAAGCCTCACCTTGCCCCCTGCACTGGTTCTGAGAGCTTGAGTGAACTGGAAAACCAATACACTGATGTAGCAGAACTTAGAATCTCCAACAATGTTTACAAAGCAGTATACGCTGTTGCTCATTCTCTGCATGACCTGCTGGCATGTACACCCCATCAAAGCTGCACAAACAGTGTGAAAACACAACCCTGGCAG GTACTTAGGGCTCTCAAAAAAGTCAATTTCACTTCAGGAACTGGAGAGAAAGTCTCTTTTGACAGTAACGGGGACCCAATAGCCAGATATGAGGTTGTGAACTGGCAGCTTGCTCCTGATGGTGCAGTGGAGTTCAGAGAAGTTGGCTACTATGATGCTTCTTTACCATCTGGTCAGCAGTTTGTTATGAGTCCTGTTAGTATGGTTTGGGCAGGTGGGCAAAAAGAG AAACCCAGGTCGgtgtgcagtgagagctgtCCCCCAGGCACCCGGAAGGCTGTGCAGAGAGGAAGGCCAGTCTGCTGCTAtgactgtgtgccctgtgctgaGGGAGAAATCAGCAATGCTACAG ATTCTAATGACTGTATTCAGTGTTTGGAAGAATACTGGTCGAATGCTAAAAGAGATCAATGTGTTTTAAAGATTGTTGAATTTCTGTCCTTTCAAGAAATTATGGGGATTGTGCTTgttatattttccatatttggAGCGTGTGTAACTGCATTTGTGGCTTTGTTGTTCTTTACAAAGAAGGACACACCCATTGTGAAAGCCAACaactcagagctgagcttcctgctgctcGTTTCATTGAAACTGTGTTTCCTTTGCTCTCTTACCTTCATCGGCCGGCCCTCTGAGTGGTCCTGTATGCTGCGCCACACTGCGTTTGGGATcacctttgtcctctgcatctctTGTGTTCTGGGAAAAACAGTAGTGGTGTTAATGGCCTTCAGGGCTACACTTCCAGGCAGTAATGCCATGAAGTGGTTTGGGCCTCCCCAGCAGAGACTGAGTGTTTTTGCTTTCACTCTCATACAGGTccttatttgtgtgctttggttAACAATATCCCCTCCTTTCCCCAACAAGAACATGGAGCACTACAAAGAAAAGATAATTCTAGAATGTGATGTAGGATCAGCAGTGGGGTTCTGGGCTGTGCTGGGTTATATTGGACTCCTCTCTATATTGTGCTTTGTTTTGGCTTTTCTGGCTCGTAAGCTGCCTGACAACTTCAATGAAGCcaaattcatcacattcagcatGCTCATATTCTGTGCTGTCTGGATCACCTTTATACCAGCTTATGTCAGCTCACCGGGAAAGTTCACAGTAGCTGTAGAGATCTTTGCAATTTTAGCATCTAGCTTTGGCTTGCTATTCTGTATCTTTCTTCCAAAatgttatataatattattcagACCTGACCAAAATACACGGAAACATATAATGGGTAAAACCGATGTGAAATCTCAGTGA